A genomic region of Irregularibacter muris contains the following coding sequences:
- the lexA gene encoding transcriptional repressor LexA: protein MYENISSKQLRILDFIKSELSSKGYPPSVREICEAVNLRSTSTVHGHLEKLEKLGYIRRDPTKPRAIEIIDHNPYFTKKELIELPIVGKVTAGHPILAVENIEDTFPLPLDFVNTENDNSFILTIQGESMINAGILDGDYVIVRQQSIAQDGDIVVALLDDEATVKRFYKENDTFRLQPENPYMSPIIVKEVKILGKVVGVFRKM from the coding sequence GTGTATGAAAATATCAGCAGTAAACAACTAAGAATCCTAGACTTTATTAAAAGTGAGTTATCTAGTAAAGGCTACCCTCCTTCTGTGCGAGAAATATGTGAGGCGGTAAATCTTAGATCTACTTCTACTGTCCATGGGCATTTAGAAAAGTTAGAAAAACTTGGATATATCCGTAGAGATCCTACTAAACCAAGAGCAATAGAAATAATTGACCACAATCCTTATTTTACTAAAAAAGAGTTAATTGAACTTCCTATAGTAGGAAAAGTGACTGCTGGTCACCCTATTCTTGCTGTAGAAAACATAGAGGATACCTTTCCTCTTCCCTTAGATTTTGTGAATACAGAAAATGATAATTCCTTTATTCTAACGATTCAGGGAGAAAGTATGATTAATGCAGGTATACTAGATGGTGATTATGTTATTGTTCGTCAACAGAGTATAGCACAGGATGGAGATATAGTGGTTGCCCTTTTAGATGATGAGGCCACCGTAAAACGTTTTTATAAAGAAAATGATACATTTCGTCTTCAACCTGAAAATCCTTATATGAGTCCTATTATAGTAAAAGAGGTAAAAATACTTGGTAAGGTTGTAGGTGTTTTTAGAAAAATGTAA
- a CDS encoding LysM peptidoglycan-binding domain-containing protein, with amino-acid sequence MILNGTKIVIKNKKRFFLFLTCISLISLIALNFIFLDKAEGYEKNALQIVTVSRGDTLWDIVSQYSSKREDIREQIYHIKIINDLETSYIYPGQQLLIPTGE; translated from the coding sequence ATGATCTTAAATGGAACAAAAATAGTTATTAAAAATAAGAAAAGATTTTTTTTATTTCTCACTTGTATTTCATTAATATCACTAATTGCACTAAATTTTATTTTTCTAGACAAGGCAGAAGGCTATGAAAAAAATGCATTACAGATTGTTACCGTTAGCCGTGGAGATACACTTTGGGATATTGTTAGCCAATATTCCTCTAAACGGGAGGACATTAGAGAGCAGATATATCACATAAAAATAATTAACGATCTAGAGACTTCATACATATACCCAGGACAACAATTATTAATTCCAACAGGAGAATAG
- a CDS encoding winged helix-turn-helix domain-containing protein, whose translation MKIEFRIWLTDEKKENKIFGEGPKRLLMEIEEYGSLRQAAASMNMSYSKAWGVISKIEKHLNIKLLEKQIGGAKGGGSTLTPTAKDLLERYQKMEQEVETSISDIQQKFFDDFLY comes from the coding sequence ATGAAAATTGAATTTAGAATTTGGCTCACAGATGAAAAAAAAGAAAATAAAATTTTCGGTGAGGGGCCTAAAAGATTGCTCATGGAGATTGAAGAATATGGTTCCTTGAGGCAGGCAGCAGCTTCTATGAATATGTCCTACAGTAAAGCCTGGGGGGTTATCTCTAAAATTGAAAAACACTTAAACATAAAACTACTGGAAAAACAAATAGGCGGTGCCAAGGGAGGAGGATCTACCTTAACTCCCACAGCTAAAGACCTATTGGAGAGATATCAAAAAATGGAACAGGAAGTTGAAACAAGCATCTCGGATATACAACAAAAATTCTTTGATGATTTCTTGTATTAA
- a CDS encoding tyrosine-type recombinase/integrase codes for MNKGNFENNYQDNLEASLMMKLRTLIKELPLQCETFFRGIEPTTSIKTRIAYAFDLRTFFYFLNTNVDCFTSLSIKGFTAEDLEKVTPLHIEQFLEFLSYYTLPHYLDCSIIIPYSNNNAGKSRKLSTLRSFFKYLFKKRIIKTNPALLVDMPKIHDKPIIRMEVNEIVNLLDLVEQGEKLTKTQLRYHKYTKNRDLAILILLLGTGIRVSECVGLDISDFDFSINGFKITRKGGNQVILYFSQEVADVLKTYITERKDIIPLEGHEDALFLSLQKRRMSVSSIQKLVRKYTQKITPLKKISPHKLRSTYGTNLYRETGDIYIVADVLGHKDINTTKKHYAAISDDQRRKAAQVIKLREE; via the coding sequence ATGAACAAAGGAAATTTTGAAAATAATTATCAAGATAATTTAGAAGCTTCTCTCATGATGAAATTAAGGACGTTAATAAAAGAATTACCTTTGCAGTGTGAAACTTTTTTTAGAGGAATTGAACCTACTACATCAATTAAAACAAGAATTGCCTATGCTTTTGATCTTAGAACCTTTTTTTATTTTTTAAATACAAATGTTGATTGCTTTACTTCCCTTTCTATCAAGGGCTTTACTGCTGAAGATCTAGAAAAGGTAACTCCATTACATATAGAGCAATTTTTAGAATTTCTATCTTATTACACTCTTCCCCACTACTTAGATTGTTCTATTATTATTCCTTACTCCAATAATAATGCAGGCAAATCCAGAAAACTATCTACCCTTAGATCTTTTTTTAAGTATCTTTTCAAGAAAAGAATAATAAAAACCAACCCTGCCCTACTGGTTGATATGCCTAAAATACATGACAAGCCCATTATAAGAATGGAAGTAAATGAGATAGTCAATCTTTTAGATTTAGTTGAACAAGGGGAGAAATTAACCAAAACTCAATTACGCTATCATAAATATACCAAAAATCGTGACTTAGCTATCCTGATTCTTCTGTTAGGCACAGGTATCCGCGTCAGTGAATGCGTAGGCCTTGATATTTCAGATTTTGATTTTTCCATTAATGGATTTAAAATTACTAGAAAGGGTGGGAATCAGGTCATTTTGTATTTTAGTCAAGAAGTTGCAGATGTATTAAAAACATACATTACCGAAAGAAAAGATATAATTCCATTAGAGGGCCATGAAGACGCTTTATTTCTCTCCCTACAAAAGCGAAGAATGAGTGTTAGTTCAATACAAAAATTGGTTAGAAAATATACACAGAAGATCACTCCCCTCAAAAAGATATCTCCCCATAAGCTAAGAAGTACCTATGGGACTAATTTATATAGGGAAACAGGTGATATTTATATTGTAGCTGACGTGCTAGGGCATAAAGATATAAATACTACTAAAAAACATTATGCTGCTATTAGTGATGATCAAAGGAGAAAGGCTGCCCAGGTGATTAAACTAAGGGAGGAATGA
- the xerA gene encoding site-specific tyrosine recombinase/integron integrase translates to MEFPIIVEDFLNYMETIRGKSPNTVKAYQYDLILLFRFMKQRFKLVPGNVDFEEINIADIDETFIQKIKLNDLYAFISFAAKTRNNAQYARARKVACLRSFFKYLMDKVKILDSNPAMELEPPKIYSRHPVYLQLKEAQKLINSIEGTHKERDKAIITLFLNCGLRLSELTNIKLEDIQEDTLKVVGKGNKERTVYLSNACLKAIEEYMKVRSTEGIKNKSALFLSQQKKQISERTVQHLVKKHLNNAGLDSDKVSVHKLRHTAATLMYQYGEVDIRALQQILGHENISTTQIYTHIDNEQLRRASQKNPLANFGYDSIDIE, encoded by the coding sequence ATGGAGTTTCCCATAATCGTGGAGGACTTTTTGAATTACATGGAAACCATAAGGGGGAAATCCCCCAATACTGTGAAGGCTTACCAATATGATTTGATATTATTATTTCGTTTTATGAAACAACGCTTTAAATTAGTTCCTGGGAATGTGGATTTTGAAGAAATTAACATAGCGGACATAGATGAAACTTTTATACAAAAGATTAAATTAAATGATCTCTATGCCTTTATATCCTTCGCAGCAAAAACTAGAAATAATGCTCAATATGCAAGAGCCAGAAAAGTCGCTTGTTTAAGATCTTTTTTTAAGTATTTAATGGATAAAGTGAAAATATTAGATTCTAATCCTGCAATGGAATTAGAACCGCCAAAAATATATTCTAGGCATCCAGTGTATTTGCAATTAAAAGAAGCACAGAAATTAATCAATTCCATAGAAGGAACCCATAAAGAAAGAGATAAAGCTATTATTACATTATTTCTAAATTGTGGACTTAGACTATCTGAACTAACCAATATTAAATTAGAGGATATTCAAGAGGATACTTTAAAAGTTGTTGGAAAAGGAAATAAAGAAAGAACTGTATACCTAAGCAATGCCTGTTTAAAAGCTATTGAGGAATATATGAAAGTTAGATCGACGGAAGGCATAAAGAATAAATCAGCGCTGTTTTTAAGTCAACAAAAGAAACAGATTAGTGAGAGAACGGTTCAACATTTGGTCAAAAAACATTTGAATAATGCAGGATTAGATAGTGATAAAGTTTCGGTGCATAAATTAAGACATACAGCAGCGACTTTAATGTATCAATATGGTGAAGTTGATATTCGTGCATTACAGCAAATATTAGGTCATGAAAATATATCAACCACGCAAATCTATACCCATATAGATAATGAACAATTGCGCCGTGCTTCACAAAAAAATCCTCTAGCTAATTTTGGCTATGATAGTATAGATATTGAATAG
- a CDS encoding carboxymuconolactone decarboxylase family protein — protein MKDKSIVNNDIIERNLKYINENHSEIYQAYREYGKLVHTQGGPLDDKTRWLIKIAISTVCEYPYALTTHLKKALKAGCTREEIEHVMLLVAPSAGFPKMMNGILALRQEVGEED, from the coding sequence ATGAAGGACAAATCCATAGTAAATAATGATATCATCGAAAGGAATCTAAAGTACATAAATGAAAACCATAGCGAAATCTATCAAGCCTACAGGGAGTATGGCAAATTAGTACATACGCAAGGTGGGCCTTTGGATGACAAGACAAGATGGCTTATAAAAATTGCTATTTCAACAGTATGCGAATATCCCTATGCGTTAACTACTCATTTAAAGAAAGCCTTAAAGGCTGGGTGTACTCGGGAAGAAATAGAACATGTTATGTTATTGGTGGCACCTAGTGCGGGATTTCCTAAAATGATGAACGGTATATTGGCTTTACGACAAGAAGTAGGAGAAGAAGATTAA
- a CDS encoding endonuclease/exonuclease/phosphatase family protein — MDNIENVLKLMTYNIHSGKNLKGQYTLPKIIDFIKNYSPDILALQEINENKKRGFQIREIKEILNMNVHFGPHVHIGKGQYGIATVSPFEIIGKQHILLPSIGEQRGMIHTQLRIKSKDVHILNTHLGLNILERKKQFQIIQKYLEGIKDTVILMGDFNTTNLPLQSSLIYDASQGREDQDSPTLIKINKKIDFIMLSKNIQTISHKVVPVYFSDHFPVMAKIII; from the coding sequence ATGGACAATATAGAAAATGTTCTAAAACTTATGACTTACAATATACATAGTGGAAAGAATTTAAAGGGGCAATATACTCTTCCCAAAATAATTGATTTTATAAAGAACTATTCTCCAGATATCCTAGCCCTACAAGAGATTAATGAAAATAAAAAAAGAGGATTTCAAATAAGAGAAATAAAAGAAATATTAAATATGAATGTTCATTTTGGTCCCCATGTCCATATTGGAAAAGGACAATATGGCATTGCAACTGTTTCCCCCTTTGAGATTATTGGAAAACAACATATTCTTCTACCCAGTATCGGCGAACAAAGGGGGATGATTCATACCCAATTAAGAATTAAAAGTAAAGACGTCCACATCCTTAATACCCATCTAGGTCTAAATATACTAGAAAGAAAAAAACAATTTCAAATCATTCAAAAATATTTAGAAGGGATAAAGGATACGGTAATACTCATGGGTGATTTTAACACAACCAATTTACCTTTACAGTCCTCTCTAATCTATGATGCGAGTCAAGGGAGGGAAGATCAAGATTCACCTACTCTTATTAAAATCAATAAAAAAATCGACTTCATTATGTTATCTAAAAATATTCAAACCATTAGCCATAAAGTAGTCCCAGTTTATTTTTCTGATCATTTTCCTGTTATGGCTAAAATCATTATTTAG
- a CDS encoding pyridoxal phosphate-dependent aminotransferase, with protein MKKMLSDYIKNITPSATLSVTATANQLKAEGLDVITFGVGEPDFDTPEYIREAGIRAIQKGLTKYTPVNGILSLREAISEKLRRDNNIDYSPEEIIINSGAKHSISTALQAICNPGDEIIIPIPYWVSYPEMVKLVGAVPIFVQTQKENNFKITGEELLSAITPKTKAIFLNTPNNPLGTIYSKNELETIANIAIEKQIYVISDEIYEKMVYDGKKHTSIASLNSEIRELTILINGMSKSYAMTGWRLGYTASNRTVIKTMGTIQSHATSHPSSITQYAGLAALQEHSPVLYEMTEEFNKRRLYMVERLKNMANIDYIYPEGAFYVFVDISKAFGAKVNERLIDSSVSFAELLLEKAHVAVIPGTAFGMDNFIRLSYATSMENIKEGLDRLEAFIKS; from the coding sequence ATGAAAAAGATGCTATCTGATTATATTAAAAATATTACACCCTCGGCAACATTATCTGTCACAGCAACTGCAAACCAATTAAAAGCAGAGGGTCTAGATGTAATAACATTTGGTGTAGGTGAACCTGATTTTGATACACCTGAATATATTAGAGAGGCAGGTATTAGGGCAATACAAAAAGGCTTAACAAAATATACACCTGTAAATGGCATTTTATCCTTAAGGGAAGCGATATCTGAAAAATTAAGAAGAGATAATAATATAGATTATTCCCCAGAAGAAATCATTATTAATAGTGGAGCAAAACATAGTATTTCAACGGCCCTTCAAGCTATTTGTAATCCGGGAGATGAAATTATTATTCCCATACCCTACTGGGTAAGTTATCCTGAGATGGTCAAACTGGTGGGAGCAGTCCCAATATTTGTTCAAACACAAAAAGAAAATAATTTTAAGATAACGGGAGAGGAACTTTTATCAGCAATAACCCCTAAAACAAAAGCCATATTTCTTAATACACCTAATAATCCTTTAGGGACAATATATTCTAAAAATGAGTTGGAGACCATTGCGAATATAGCTATTGAGAAACAAATATATGTTATTTCTGATGAGATTTATGAAAAGATGGTATATGATGGTAAAAAGCATACCAGTATTGCATCATTAAATTCTGAAATAAGAGAACTTACAATATTAATTAATGGGATGTCAAAGTCCTATGCTATGACTGGTTGGAGACTAGGATACACGGCTTCTAATAGAACAGTTATTAAAACAATGGGCACAATTCAAAGTCATGCAACATCTCATCCTAGTTCTATTACACAATATGCTGGCCTGGCAGCTTTACAAGAGCATTCCCCTGTTTTATATGAGATGACAGAGGAATTTAATAAGAGGAGACTTTATATGGTTGAACGCTTAAAAAATATGGCCAACATTGATTATATATACCCTGAGGGAGCTTTCTATGTATTTGTAGATATTTCTAAAGCTTTTGGAGCAAAAGTAAATGAAAGACTTATAGATTCCTCTGTAAGCTTTGCAGAACTATTATTAGAAAAGGCCCATGTAGCGGTCATACCTGGCACAGCATTTGGAATGGATAATTTTATTCGTTTATCCTATGCTACTTCCATGGAAAATATAAAGGAAGGATTAGATCGGTTAGAAGCCTTTATAAAAAGTTAA
- a CDS encoding PadR family transcriptional regulator, producing MSFYKGERNRNAVLKISTTSLVKLLILNFLSKKDYYGNQLIETISKTFKDKWEPSPGMIYPLLRDLEEKGYIKGWWREPDKKTIRYYKITDQGLEYFKIIKKSYKSTLDDSLEMVNNILQEVYK from the coding sequence ATGTCTTTCTATAAGGGTGAACGAAACCGAAATGCTGTTTTAAAAATAAGCACTACATCCTTAGTGAAATTGCTTATTTTGAATTTTCTAAGTAAAAAAGATTATTATGGAAATCAATTAATAGAGACAATTAGCAAAACATTTAAGGATAAATGGGAGCCAAGTCCAGGAATGATCTATCCTCTACTTAGAGACTTAGAAGAAAAAGGATATATAAAGGGTTGGTGGAGAGAACCTGATAAAAAAACCATCAGATATTATAAAATTACTGATCAAGGCTTAGAATATTTTAAGATCATTAAGAAGAGTTATAAATCAACTTTAGATGATTCTTTAGAGATGGTCAACAATATCCTACAAGAAGTCTATAAATAA
- a CDS encoding PHP domain-containing protein: MGFIDLHVHTLASDGLFTPQEVVQWAYKKNLKAIAITDHDTTDGIEKAIITGKQLGVEVIPGIEINTDYNGLEVHILGYYIDYRANWFQELLKNIRHARQIRAKKMVEKLQNLGLHIDLDEVEKLAGDASIGRPHIARILQKHNYVQSIKEAFDKYINNTGPAYVERYKITPCEAIKTIIDCGGVPVLAHPGLIGNLSIVKELVDCDLQGIEVYHSKHNPETTNLYFHIAKQYNLIITGGTDCHGHLYGGQPILGSLNIDESLLHELKKRKDILE, from the coding sequence GTGGGATTTATAGATCTACACGTTCATACCTTAGCCTCAGATGGGTTATTTACCCCCCAGGAAGTTGTTCAATGGGCCTATAAGAAAAATTTAAAGGCCATTGCAATTACCGACCATGATACCACAGATGGCATAGAAAAAGCCATAATTACAGGGAAACAGTTAGGCGTTGAAGTTATACCAGGTATAGAAATTAATACTGATTATAACGGACTAGAAGTACATATATTAGGTTACTATATTGATTATCGTGCAAATTGGTTTCAAGAATTATTAAAAAATATACGCCATGCCCGCCAGATTAGAGCGAAAAAAATGGTGGAAAAGCTTCAAAATTTAGGGTTGCATATTGATCTAGATGAAGTTGAAAAATTAGCTGGAGATGCATCTATTGGTCGTCCCCATATCGCTAGAATTTTACAAAAACATAACTATGTACAAAGCATAAAAGAGGCTTTTGATAAATATATTAATAACACCGGACCTGCTTATGTGGAAAGATATAAAATAACTCCCTGCGAAGCCATCAAAACTATTATTGATTGTGGGGGTGTACCAGTACTGGCCCATCCAGGATTAATTGGAAATTTATCTATTGTAAAAGAGTTAGTAGATTGTGATTTGCAAGGAATAGAAGTTTATCATTCAAAGCATAATCCCGAAACAACCAATTTGTATTTCCATATTGCAAAACAATATAATTTGATTATTACAGGGGGAACTGATTGCCATGGTCACTTATATGGTGGTCAGCCAATACTAGGCTCATTAAATATTGATGAATCACTTTTACATGAACTAAAAAAAAGAAAAGATATATTGGAGTGA
- a CDS encoding stage V sporulation protein S: MEVLKVSAKSNPNSVAGALAGVLREKGGAEIQAIGAGALNQAVKSVAIARGFVAPSGVDLICIPAFTDIEIDGEERTGIKLIIQPR; this comes from the coding sequence ATGGAAGTATTAAAAGTATCAGCTAAATCAAATCCAAATTCAGTCGCTGGTGCCTTAGCGGGGGTTTTAAGGGAAAAAGGGGGAGCCGAGATACAAGCTATCGGAGCCGGCGCTCTTAATCAGGCAGTTAAATCAGTAGCTATTGCAAGAGGTTTTGTTGCTCCTAGTGGTGTAGATCTTATTTGCATACCTGCATTTACAGATATTGAAATTGACGGTGAAGAAAGAACGGGTATTAAATTGATTATTCAACCTAGATAA
- a CDS encoding TIGR00282 family metallophosphoesterase, whose amino-acid sequence MKFLIIGDIVGRPGRHVLRDYLPSIIRDNDIEFVIANGENASGGNGLTYKNSQELLSYGIDILTMGNHVWDKREIFDYIDEEDRLVRPSNYPSPCPGKGYTIIDKKGINIAIMNLSGRVFLPPLDCPFGTFEKDYMQIKEKADIIILDFHAEATAEKVAMGWFTDGRASLVFGTHTHVQTADEKILTQGTGYITDIGMTGPSNSVLGVDKDIIIKKFMTQRPIRFELAEGPVQINAIIAEIDETNGKCTSIKRYYQLCTL is encoded by the coding sequence ATGAAATTTCTTATTATAGGTGATATCGTGGGGCGTCCAGGTCGACATGTTCTAAGAGATTATCTGCCATCTATAATTCGTGACAATGATATAGAGTTTGTCATTGCAAATGGAGAAAATGCCTCAGGAGGAAATGGATTAACTTATAAAAATAGTCAGGAACTATTATCCTATGGAATTGATATTCTTACCATGGGTAATCATGTGTGGGATAAACGAGAAATTTTTGACTACATTGATGAGGAGGATAGATTGGTTCGTCCTTCTAATTACCCTTCACCCTGTCCCGGTAAAGGATATACCATTATAGATAAAAAGGGCATAAATATCGCTATAATGAATTTATCTGGAAGGGTTTTTCTTCCCCCTTTAGATTGTCCATTTGGAACTTTTGAAAAAGATTATATGCAGATTAAAGAAAAGGCAGATATTATCATACTGGATTTTCACGCCGAAGCCACTGCAGAAAAAGTGGCTATGGGTTGGTTTACCGATGGCAGAGCTTCGTTGGTTTTTGGAACACATACTCATGTGCAAACAGCGGATGAAAAGATTCTAACACAGGGTACAGGATACATAACGGATATAGGAATGACTGGTCCATCTAACTCTGTGCTTGGAGTTGATAAAGACATTATTATTAAGAAATTTATGACTCAACGACCAATACGATTTGAATTAGCAGAAGGTCCAGTACAAATAAATGCTATAATTGCGGAAATAGATGAAACCAATGGAAAGTGCACCAGCATAAAAAGATATTATCAATTGTGCACTCTTTAA
- the rny gene encoding ribonuclease Y produces the protein MFDNVFLNIILTFVVAIITFGLGYYIRRYIAEGKIANAEETAAKIVEDALKEAETSKKEVLLEAKEEVHAIRNELERENRERRNEIQRLERRVLQKEENLERKSDSLEKREEGLLKRSKEIESNQLAVQDLYQKQLEELERLSGLTHEEARQLLLADVEKEITRESAILIKNIEAQAKEDADKKAKEIITYAIQKCAADHVAETTVSVVSLPNDEMKGRIIGREGRNIRTLETLTGIDLIIDDTPEAVILSGFDPIRRETARIALEKLILDGRIHPARIEEMVEKAKKEVENHIREEGEKASFDTGIHGLHPEIIKLLGRLKFRTSYGQNVLKHSIEVAYLSGIMATELEVDVKVAKRAGLLHDIGKAVDHEMEGPHVEIGVDLLRRYKESPQVIHAMEAHHGDVEPQSIEAVIVQAADAISAARPGARRETLESYIRRLEKLEDIANSFQGIEKSFAIQAGREIRIMVKPDEIDDLEMIHISRSIAKKIEEELEYPGQIKINVIRETRSIEYAK, from the coding sequence ATTTTTGACAATGTATTTTTAAACATTATTCTAACTTTTGTAGTAGCAATCATAACTTTTGGTTTAGGGTATTATATTAGAAGATATATTGCAGAAGGTAAAATTGCTAATGCAGAAGAGACAGCAGCTAAAATTGTAGAAGACGCATTAAAAGAAGCTGAAACCAGTAAGAAAGAAGTATTATTAGAAGCTAAAGAAGAGGTTCATGCCATAAGAAATGAACTTGAAAGAGAAAACAGAGAAAGAAGAAATGAAATCCAACGCCTGGAAAGAAGAGTTCTTCAAAAGGAAGAAAATCTTGAAAGAAAATCAGATAGCTTGGAAAAAAGAGAAGAAGGCTTACTAAAAAGATCTAAAGAAATTGAATCAAACCAACTCGCAGTACAGGATTTATATCAAAAACAATTAGAAGAATTGGAACGATTATCAGGACTTACCCATGAAGAAGCAAGGCAACTTCTTCTTGCCGATGTAGAAAAGGAAATTACCAGGGAATCTGCCATTTTAATAAAAAATATAGAGGCCCAAGCTAAGGAAGATGCAGATAAGAAAGCCAAGGAAATTATTACCTACGCTATACAAAAATGTGCAGCTGATCATGTAGCTGAAACAACTGTATCCGTTGTCTCCTTACCAAATGATGAGATGAAGGGAAGGATCATTGGAAGGGAAGGACGAAATATTCGTACATTGGAAACTCTAACTGGTATCGATTTAATCATTGATGATACCCCAGAAGCAGTGATTTTGTCAGGATTTGATCCTATTAGAAGGGAAACTGCACGAATTGCTTTAGAAAAATTAATACTCGATGGTAGAATTCATCCTGCACGGATAGAAGAAATGGTAGAGAAGGCCAAAAAAGAAGTAGAAAACCATATTCGAGAAGAGGGAGAAAAGGCCTCCTTTGATACAGGGATACATGGTCTTCATCCCGAAATAATTAAACTGTTAGGTCGTTTGAAGTTTAGGACAAGTTATGGACAGAATGTATTAAAGCATTCCATTGAAGTAGCCTATTTATCTGGCATTATGGCTACAGAACTAGAAGTCGATGTTAAAGTAGCTAAAAGAGCAGGATTACTTCACGATATTGGTAAAGCTGTGGATCATGAAATGGAAGGTCCACATGTTGAGATAGGCGTAGATTTACTAAGAAGGTATAAGGAATCTCCACAAGTTATTCATGCAATGGAAGCACACCATGGTGATGTGGAGCCTCAATCCATTGAAGCAGTTATTGTACAGGCGGCTGATGCAATATCTGCGGCCCGTCCTGGCGCTAGACGTGAGACCCTAGAATCCTATATAAGACGTCTAGAAAAACTAGAAGATATCGCTAATTCTTTTCAAGGAATAGAAAAATCCTTTGCCATTCAAGCAGGGCGTGAAATTAGAATCATGGTAAAACCTGATGAAATTGATGATCTTGAAATGATTCATATATCAAGATCCATTGCAAAGAAAATAGAAGAAGAGCTAGAATATCCAGGACAGATCAAAATAAATGTGATAAGGGAAACACGTTCAATAGAATATGCTAAATAA
- the recA gene encoding recombinase RecA, whose product MVEKKKALEMALKQIEKQFGKGSVMKLGEQSARLNIESISTSSIGLDIALGIGGVPRGRVVEIYGPESSGKTTVALHMIAEAQKTGGAAAFIDAEHALDPVYAKALGVDIDSLIVSQPDTGEQALEICEALVRSGAVDIVVVDSVAALVPKAEIEGEMGDSHVGLQARLMSQALRKLTGAINKSRTTTIFINQLREKVGVMFGNPETTPGGRALKFYSSVRLDVRRIETLKQGQEMIGNRTRVKVVKNKVAPPFKQAEFDIMYGEGISKEGDLLDVAAECEIINKAGAWYSYNDHRLGQGRENAKQFLKDNPQVFQEIENKIRERYNLIIKNNEEENNQTDSE is encoded by the coding sequence ATGGTTGAAAAGAAAAAAGCACTAGAGATGGCTTTAAAACAAATTGAAAAACAGTTTGGAAAAGGTTCAGTTATGAAACTAGGTGAACAATCAGCAAGGTTAAATATTGAATCAATCTCCACTTCTTCAATAGGTTTAGACATTGCATTGGGTATTGGAGGTGTTCCACGAGGGAGAGTAGTTGAAATATATGGACCAGAATCTTCAGGTAAGACAACAGTAGCCCTACACATGATCGCTGAAGCTCAGAAAACTGGTGGTGCTGCCGCCTTTATTGATGCTGAGCATGCTTTAGATCCAGTCTATGCAAAAGCATTAGGAGTAGATATAGATAGTTTAATTGTTTCTCAACCTGATACAGGGGAGCAAGCCTTGGAAATTTGTGAAGCCTTAGTTCGTAGTGGAGCAGTGGATATTGTCGTTGTGGACTCGGTAGCTGCTCTTGTACCTAAAGCTGAAATTGAAGGTGAAATGGGTGATTCCCATGTGGGATTACAGGCAAGATTAATGTCACAAGCTCTTAGAAAGCTCACAGGTGCTATAAATAAATCGAGAACGACCACTATTTTTATTAACCAACTCAGGGAAAAGGTTGGAGTGATGTTTGGAAATCCAGAAACTACTCCAGGAGGACGAGCACTTAAATTTTATTCTTCAGTACGTTTAGATGTTCGTAGAATTGAAACCTTAAAACAGGGGCAAGAAATGATTGGAAATAGGACAAGAGTAAAAGTGGTTAAAAATAAAGTAGCTCCTCCTTTTAAACAGGCAGAATTTGATATCATGTATGGAGAGGGAATATCCAAAGAGGGTGACCTATTAGATGTTGCCGCTGAATGTGAGATTATTAATAAAGCAGGTGCCTGGTATTCATACAACGATCATAGATTAGGTCAGGGACGAGAAAATGCAAAACAGTTCTTAAAAGATAATCCTCAAGTTTTCCAAGAAATTGAAAATAAGATTAGAGAACGTTATAATCTTATTATTAAAAATAATGAAGAAGAGAATAACCAAACCGATAGTGAATAA